The DNA window GCTCCTAACTCCCAAAATGACCAGACTGGTTACATTAAGGGTGATGGTTTTGAAGATACCTTTTCGCGCGGTATCGTGCTGACACAATCAATTTTTAATCTTGCAACTTGGGACCAACTTGGTATTGCAGAGAAACAAGCAATGCAAGCGGTCACGTCTTATGAGCAAGCAAAACAAGATCTAATCGTTCGTATTGCTGACGGCTACTTTGCGGTATTACGCTCGTTAGACAATCTTGAGTTCGTAAAAGCTGAAAAGCGTGCAATTGAACGTCAACTTGAGCAAACAAAACAACGCTACAAAGTTGGTTTAACTGCTATTACTGACGTTCATGAAGCTCAAGCTCAATTTGACCGAGCTGTGGCAAATGAAATTGTTGCAGAGAATAACGTTGAAACAGCACGTGAAACTCTACGCACAATTACTGGCAAGTACCATGCGCAACTTGATGCGTTGAATACTGAAAAGTTCTCAACGGTAAAACCAGCAAAGAAAGTAGACGCGTTTATCGAAACAGCAAAAGCACAAAACTTGTCACTACAAGTAGCGAAAGCCAATGTTGAAATCGCTAAAGACCGTATCGACAACGCACAGGCTGGACACTACCCAACACTAGATTTAGAAGCGCGTTACGGTGATTCACTTGCTGATTCGGATGGTCGTGTAAATGCTCCTCGCGGTGACCAAACCTCTATTGGTTTGTCACTAAATGTGCCTATTTACTCGGGTGGTCGTGTTGAATCATCCACTGATCAAGCTCGTGCTCTCTTTGTTGCTGCAAGCCAAGATTTAGAGTCGAGCCTACGCAATGTAACTCGCTCAGTGATTACGTCTTACAACCAAGTGAATGCAAACGTTGCGACGTATCGCGCACTTGAGCAAGCCGTTATTTCCGCAGAAAGCGCATTGAAAGCAACGGAAACCGGCTTTGAAGTAGGTACTCGTACTATTGTTGACGTATTAATCAGTACGCAGAATTTATATAACGCTAAACGTAACTTGGCTGACATCCGTTACCAATACGTCATGTCATCGCTACAACTAAAACAAGCTGAAGGCACATTGTCTCGCGCGGATCTAGAAGCGATAAACCAAGGCCTTAAATAAACATCTCTTAAGGTAAGCGTAAAAGCCAAGTAGCGAGAGTTGCTTGGCTTTTGTTTTTTTTGCTCTAAATCGTTAAACTAGCGCGGATGTTTTCATAATGAGAAGCGGTAGTGGTCACTAAACCCCCTTTTAAATTGTCCTATCTTGCCCCCAAATATTGGTTAACTTGGGTCGGTGTATTCATGCTATACACTTTGTCTTGGCTACCACAACGTGTGCAATTTTTTCTCGGCAAGTTACTTGGCAAACTCGTCTACCGTTTAATGAAAAAGCGTCGTCATATCGCTGAAGTAAATGTAAAACTCTGTTTTCCTGAGTTAAATGCGGAACAACAGACCATCATGGTCAAAAAGAACTTAGAGCACACCGGTATCGCCACCTTCGAAACAGGTATGGCTTGGTGGTGGCCAACTTGGCGCATTAAGAGAACGCTTGGGTCGATTACGGGACTTGAACACCTTGAAAACGCAGCTCGCAAAGGAAAAGGTGTATTGTTACTTGTCCCGCATATGTTACATTTAGAAATGACGGGAAGAGTGCTTGGGCTCGAAAAGCAAGGTATTGGTTTTTACCGCCCTCACAATAATCCGTTAATGGAGTTTTTCATGACGCGTGGGCGTCTACGTTCCAATGAGTTTTTGATTGGTAAGCGTGATGTAAAAGGACTCTTAAAAGCGTTAAAAGATGGAAAGCTATGCTATTACCTGCCCGATCAAGACTATGGACGAAACCGTAGTGAATTCGTTCCTTTCTTTGCAGTAAAAGAAACTGCAACGACCACAGGAACGTTACTTTTTGCCAGCAGCAACAACTGCGAAACGTTAAGTTTGACCAGCTACCGCGATGCACAAGGCAAATATCACTTGAACGTACTACCTGCCCTTGAGGACTTTCCGAGCGAATCGCCAAAAGACGATGTGACGAGAGTAAATGAGCGCATGGAACAAGCCATTATCTTGGCGCCAGAGCAATACATGTGGGTACATCGTCGTTTTAAAACGAGACCCAATGAAACCGATCCGTCGTATTACTAATAGCGGATCAGAATGAAGTATAAAGACAATGACAAATAAAACTAAAAAACGATTATCTAATGCTTGGTTTTGGATTAAACACTTATCACTTGCTGGCATTTTGATATGGGCTGCCTATTACTTTTTATATGGTGCAATGCCGTCGTTCGATATGCGAGAAACGAAAAACGCGGCTGCACAAGGTTTATCTCAGTTTTACGAAAGCTTTCGTAATCGAGTTAACGATAAAGATTTAGACCGAGATAAATACGTTATCAATTTAGGCAAACAAACGTTTCCTCTCGAAGACGCCTTACAACAGCGAGGTTTAGTTGTAAAACCGTCCCCTGTAAATTGGAAAGGCCAAGTACAACCGCGCCGTTTTGACAGTGGTGATACGCTCAAAGGGGTGCTCACTCGCTACGCGCACGATGAAGACATTGAGCTCTTTTGGTACTTAGAAAAAGACTACGTTGTAAAACTGAATTTCCGTGTTGATACCAACTTTGTCTCAACGCTTTATCAAGTTAGCCGTGCGATAAACGATGATTTCGAATTTGAAGTGTATGCGTTCTACTGCCATCGTCAACGCGCTGCGGTCATAACTGAGAATCCTTCCGAATTTGTGCGTACAAGCTGCCGAAAACTCGAAAGCTAATGACGAAAACAATTGGCAATGGGTTATGCAAACACCCATTGCCAAGCCTCTACAACGTGTGCCGTTGCTTGCTCAAACTGTTGTTTTTCAACACAACGACTCTGATTGTTTAAGGATAGTACGTGGTAGGTATCCCTAAACAAACAATACGCTTGAGTAAGATTAGTTTGCATCGACTCTTCAATGATCCCCGCCGCAAACGCCAGTTCAAAAATTCGAATATTGTCTGTATAGGTCGTCAGCATTGGGAAAGTAGAGGCGTATTTCAACACCAAATATTGCGCCATAAATTCAATGTCAGTCATACCGCCTAAACCTTGTTTAAGGTCAAAAGACTCCACGGTATCTTTGGCAAGATGCTGCCGCATTTTCTCACGCATCTCAATAACATCGGTTTTGAGCTTAATTTCATCGCGTGGTAGCGATAGTATTTCCTGGCGAATTT is part of the Pseudoalteromonas xiamenensis genome and encodes:
- the tolC gene encoding outer membrane channel protein TolC, which encodes MKKTILSLLVGLGCALSANVAYAEDLLQVYDIATQNDPAVNRAKAQADAQASAKDIAFGALLPQVAASIGYKQSDFTGAPNSQNDQTGYIKGDGFEDTFSRGIVLTQSIFNLATWDQLGIAEKQAMQAVTSYEQAKQDLIVRIADGYFAVLRSLDNLEFVKAEKRAIERQLEQTKQRYKVGLTAITDVHEAQAQFDRAVANEIVAENNVETARETLRTITGKYHAQLDALNTEKFSTVKPAKKVDAFIETAKAQNLSLQVAKANVEIAKDRIDNAQAGHYPTLDLEARYGDSLADSDGRVNAPRGDQTSIGLSLNVPIYSGGRVESSTDQARALFVAASQDLESSLRNVTRSVITSYNQVNANVATYRALEQAVISAESALKATETGFEVGTRTIVDVLISTQNLYNAKRNLADIRYQYVMSSLQLKQAEGTLSRADLEAINQGLK
- the lpxL gene encoding LpxL/LpxP family Kdo(2)-lipid IV(A) lauroyl/palmitoleoyl acyltransferase → MVTKPPFKLSYLAPKYWLTWVGVFMLYTLSWLPQRVQFFLGKLLGKLVYRLMKKRRHIAEVNVKLCFPELNAEQQTIMVKKNLEHTGIATFETGMAWWWPTWRIKRTLGSITGLEHLENAARKGKGVLLLVPHMLHLEMTGRVLGLEKQGIGFYRPHNNPLMEFFMTRGRLRSNEFLIGKRDVKGLLKALKDGKLCYYLPDQDYGRNRSEFVPFFAVKETATTTGTLLFASSNNCETLSLTSYRDAQGKYHLNVLPALEDFPSESPKDDVTRVNERMEQAIILAPEQYMWVHRRFKTRPNETDPSYY
- a CDS encoding TcpQ domain-containing protein; translated protein: MTNKTKKRLSNAWFWIKHLSLAGILIWAAYYFLYGAMPSFDMRETKNAAAQGLSQFYESFRNRVNDKDLDRDKYVINLGKQTFPLEDALQQRGLVVKPSPVNWKGQVQPRRFDSGDTLKGVLTRYAHDEDIELFWYLEKDYVVKLNFRVDTNFVSTLYQVSRAINDDFEFEVYAFYCHRQRAAVITENPSEFVRTSCRKLES